The Megachile rotundata isolate GNS110a chromosome 11, iyMegRotu1, whole genome shotgun sequence genome includes a region encoding these proteins:
- the LOC100881070 gene encoding uncharacterized protein LOC100881070: MSKSRSSEEKDRDKDKEKGLENDTEKDKESDSENEEERSRHHETNEEKSKGQNVQLPMNQLRLTNETDSNLKSPIYDSNSLIAKNDPAIPSSPPPTYEHVIEQTRLEHAAEAQKYESGKSLGNDASGEDNRTKAPKILHKSSKELYRAVAKQWGITCKMSDHCRCLDCQSRYFDCEYDKNEHQKTDGGLGAGTPMFISEVMQGSGCVLL, translated from the exons ATGTCCAAGTCCCGCAGCAGCGAGGAAAAGGACCGGGACAAAGACAAAGAGAAAGGGTTAGAAAACGATACAGAAAAGGATAAAGAAAGCGACAGCGAGAACGAAGAGGAGAGAAGTCGTCATCACGAGACAAACGAGGAGAAGTCTAAAGGACAAAACGTTCAACTACCGATGAATCAACTGCGATTGACCAACGAAACTGATTCCAATTTAAAGTCGCCGATATACGATTCGAACAGTCTGATAGCGAAGAACGATCCAGCCATACCGAGCTCTCCTCCACCGACTTACGAGCACGTTATCGAACAG ACGCGACTGGAACACGCAGCCGAGGCGCAGAAGTACGAGAGTGGGAAGAGCCTCGGAAACGACGCGTCTGGCGAAGATAATAGAACAAAAGCACCCAAGATCCTTCACAAGTCGAGCAAAGAGTTGTACAGGGCGGTGGCGAAACAGTGGGGCATCACTTGCAAGATGAGCGACCATTGTAGATGCTTGGATTGTCAG AGTCGTTATTTCGACTGCGAATACGACAAAAACGAGCATCAGAAGACTGACGGTGGACTCGGTGCTGGTACGCCGATGTTTATCTCGGAAGTGATGCAAGGTTCCGGTTGCGTGCTCCTCTAA